The following coding sequences lie in one Lolium perenne isolate Kyuss_39 chromosome 2, Kyuss_2.0, whole genome shotgun sequence genomic window:
- the LOC127330464 gene encoding glutamate decarboxylase, translating into MALSRATTNPGESLISSTFASRYVRTALPRFKIPDQSIPKDAAYQIINDELMLDGNPRLNLASFVTTWMEPECDKLIQASVNKNYVDMDEYPVTTELQNRCVNMIAHLFNAPIGDDETAVGVGTVGSSEAIMLAGLAFKRKWQNKMKAEGKPHDKPNIVTGANVQVCWEKFARYFEVELKEVKLRDGYYVMDPEKAVELVDENTICVAAILGSTLNGEFEDVKTLNDLLVAKNAETGWNTPIHVDAASGGFIAPFIYPELEWDFRLPLVKSINVSGHKYGLVYAGVGWVIWRNKEDLPDELIFHINYLGADQPTFTLNFSKGASQIIAQYYQLIRLGFEGYKGIMQNCRDNATVLREGVANMGYFDLVSKDSGVPLVAFSLKDSSRYTVFEVVESLRRFGWIVPAYTMPADAEHIAVMRVVIREDFSRSLAERLIADLNKVMGEMDAHAAKRGHVAAEPVKKTVHEIEKEVATYWRRLVAKKKSGLVC; encoded by the exons ATGGCGTTGTCCAGGGCGACCACGAACCCCGGCGAGTCCCTCATCTCCTCCACCTTCGCGTCGCGCTACGTGCGCACCGCGCTACCCAG GTTCAAGATACCGGATCAGTCGATCCCCAAGGATGCGGCGTACCAGATCATCAACGACGAGCTGATGCTGGACGGGAACCCGCGGCTGAACCTGGCCTCCTTCGTCACCACCTGGATGGAGCCCGAGTGCGACAAGCTCATCCAGGCCTCCGTCAACAAGAACTACGTCGACATGGACGAGTACCCCGTCACCACCGAGCTCCAGAACCGCTGCGTCAACATGATCGCGCACCTCTTCAACGCGCCCATCGGCGACGACGAGACGGCCGTCGGGGTCGGCACCGTAGGCTCCTCCGAGGCCATCATGCTGGCCGGCCTGGCCTTCAAGCGCAAGTGGCAGAACAAGATGAAGGCCGAGGGCAAGCCCCACGACAAGCCCAACATCGTCACCGGCGCAAATGTTCAG GTGTGCTGGGAGAAATTCGCGCGCTACTTCGAGGTGGAGCTGAAGGAAGTGAAGCTCAGGGACGGGTACTACGTCATGGACCCGGAGAAGGCCGTGGAGCTGGTCGACGAGAACACCATCTGCGTAGCCGCCATCCTCGGCTCCACGCTCAACGGTGAGTTCGAGGACGTCAAGACGCTCAACGACCTCCTCGTCGCCAAGAACGCAGAGACAGG GTGGAACACGCCCATCCACGTCGACGCGGCCAGCGGCGGGTTCATCGCGCCCTTCATCTACCCGGAGCTGGAGTGGGACTTCCGGCTGCCGCTCGTCAAGAGCATCAACGTCAGCGGCCACAAGTACGGCCTCGTCTACGCCGGCGTCGGCTGGGTGATATGGAGGAACAAGGAGGACCTCCCCGACGAGCTCATCTTTCACATCAACTACCTCGGCGCGGACCAGCCAACATTTACGCTCAACTTCTCCAAAG GTGCCAGCCAGATCATTGCGCAGTATTATCAACTCATCCGTCTTGGTTTCGAG GGCTACAAGGGCATCATGCAGAACTGCCGCGACAACGCCACGGTGCTCAGGGAGGGCGTCGCAAACATGGGCTACTTCGACCTGGTGTCCAAGGACTCGGGCGTGCCGCTCGTAGCCTTCTCCCTCAAGGACTCCTCCCGGTACACAGTGTTCGAGGTGGTTGAGAGCCTCCGCCGCTTCGGCTGGATCGTGCCGGCGTACACCATGCCCGCCGACGCCGAGCACATCGCCGTCATGCGCGTCGTCATCCGCGAGGATTTCAGCCGCAGCCTCGCCGAGCGCCTCATCGCCGACCTCAACAAGGTGATGGGGGAGATGGACGCTCACGCCGCCAAGAGAGGGCACGTCGCCGCCGAGCCGGTCAAGAAGACGGTGCATGAGATCGAGAAGGAGGTGGCCACTTACTGGCGGAGGCTCGTCGCCAAGAAGAAGAGCGGCCTCGTCTGCTGA